The Euphorbia lathyris chromosome 3, ddEupLath1.1, whole genome shotgun sequence genome contains a region encoding:
- the LOC136223154 gene encoding GDSL esterase/lipase 5 isoform X2, producing MANLSFTFSAFLLLHHHLLFSSTISEAKTEHRSNDRVSSLFIFGDSFLDAGNNNYINTTTLDQANFLPYGETYFRFPTGRFSDGRLLSDFIAEYANLPLIPTFLQPPGTHRNYSNGVNFASAGAGALVETFKGFVIDLKTQVMYYKKVENWLRCKLGNNEAKLTLSHAVYFFSIGTNDYINPFLTNSTLLNSYSNSIHVEMEIYKIGGRKFAFINLPALGCLPAMRILEPGNNGKCLEEASNLASLHNKALYKVLVEMEEKLKGFKYSLFDLETSLRQMMNHPSKYGMKEGKRACCGTGKYRGVFSCGGKRIVKKFELCKNPNEYVFWDSFHLTEMSYKQMSFQMWAGDVSTTIGPYNLNQLFHI from the exons ATGGCAAACTTAAGTTTTACTTTCTCTGCTTTCCTTCTTCTCCATCATCATCTTCTCTTCAGTTCTACAATATCTGAAGCAAAAACCGAGCATAGATCAAACGACCGCGTTTCAAGTTTATTCATATTTGGTGATTCATTTTTAGATGCTGGAAACAACAACTACATCAATACGACGACACTTGATCAAGCTAATTTCTTGCCTTACGGTGAAACTTACTTCCGTTTCCCGACCGGTCGTTTTTCCGATGGTCGGTTGTTGTCCGACTTTATTG CTGAATATGCAAATCTTCCATTAATTCCAACATTTCTTCAACCACCTGGAACTCATCGGAATTACAGTAATGGTGTGAATTTTGCATCCGCCGGTGCAGGTGCTTTGGTTGAAACTTTCAAAGGATTT GTGATTGACCTTAAAACTCAGGTGATGTATTATAAGAAGGTGGAGAATTGGTTGAGATGTAAATTGGGGAATAATGAAGCCAAGTTGACATTATCTCATGCTGTTTACTTCTTTAGCATTGGAACCAATGATTACATCAACCcttttttgaccaattctaCTCTTCTCAATTCCTACTCAAATTCCATTCATGTAGAGATG GAGATTTATAAGATTGGAGGGAGGAAGTTTGCGTTCATAAATTTACCGGCATTAGGTTGTCTTCCGGCTATGAGAATACTTGAACCAGGAAATAATGGTAAATGCTTAGAAGAAGCTTCAAATCTAGCTTCATTACATAACAAAGCTCTCTATAAGGTTCTTGTGGAAATGGAAGAGAAATTGAAGGGTTTCAAATATTCGCTCTTTGACCTCGAAACAAGTCTCCGACAAATGATGAATCATCCTTCCAAATATG GTATGAAGGAAGGGAAGAGAGCATGCTGTGGAACTGGGAAATATAGAGGAGTTTTCAGCTGTGGAGGAAAGAGGATTGTGAAGAAGTTTGAATTATGTAAAAACCCAAATGAATATGTTTTCTGGGACTCTTTCCATTTAACTGAAATGTCTTACAAACAAATGTCATTTCAAATGTGGGCTGGGGATGTCTCTACAACTATTGGGCCTTACAATCTCAACCAACTTTTTCATATTTGA
- the LOC136223154 gene encoding GDSL esterase/lipase 5 isoform X1, with product MANLSFTFSAFLLLHHHLLFSSTISEAKTEHRSNDRVSSLFIFGDSFLDAGNNNYINTTTLDQANFLPYGETYFRFPTGRFSDGRLLSDFIAEYANLPLIPTFLQPPGTHRNYSNGVNFASAGAGALVETFKGFVIDLKTQVMYYKKVENWLRCKLGNNEAKLTLSHAVYFFSIGTNDYINPFLTNSTLLNSYSNSIHVEMVIANLTQVIHEIYKIGGRKFAFINLPALGCLPAMRILEPGNNGKCLEEASNLASLHNKALYKVLVEMEEKLKGFKYSLFDLETSLRQMMNHPSKYGMKEGKRACCGTGKYRGVFSCGGKRIVKKFELCKNPNEYVFWDSFHLTEMSYKQMSFQMWAGDVSTTIGPYNLNQLFHI from the exons ATGGCAAACTTAAGTTTTACTTTCTCTGCTTTCCTTCTTCTCCATCATCATCTTCTCTTCAGTTCTACAATATCTGAAGCAAAAACCGAGCATAGATCAAACGACCGCGTTTCAAGTTTATTCATATTTGGTGATTCATTTTTAGATGCTGGAAACAACAACTACATCAATACGACGACACTTGATCAAGCTAATTTCTTGCCTTACGGTGAAACTTACTTCCGTTTCCCGACCGGTCGTTTTTCCGATGGTCGGTTGTTGTCCGACTTTATTG CTGAATATGCAAATCTTCCATTAATTCCAACATTTCTTCAACCACCTGGAACTCATCGGAATTACAGTAATGGTGTGAATTTTGCATCCGCCGGTGCAGGTGCTTTGGTTGAAACTTTCAAAGGATTT GTGATTGACCTTAAAACTCAGGTGATGTATTATAAGAAGGTGGAGAATTGGTTGAGATGTAAATTGGGGAATAATGAAGCCAAGTTGACATTATCTCATGCTGTTTACTTCTTTAGCATTGGAACCAATGATTACATCAACCcttttttgaccaattctaCTCTTCTCAATTCCTACTCAAATTCCATTCATGTAGAGATGGTAATTGCCAATTTGACTCAAGTTATTCAC GAGATTTATAAGATTGGAGGGAGGAAGTTTGCGTTCATAAATTTACCGGCATTAGGTTGTCTTCCGGCTATGAGAATACTTGAACCAGGAAATAATGGTAAATGCTTAGAAGAAGCTTCAAATCTAGCTTCATTACATAACAAAGCTCTCTATAAGGTTCTTGTGGAAATGGAAGAGAAATTGAAGGGTTTCAAATATTCGCTCTTTGACCTCGAAACAAGTCTCCGACAAATGATGAATCATCCTTCCAAATATG GTATGAAGGAAGGGAAGAGAGCATGCTGTGGAACTGGGAAATATAGAGGAGTTTTCAGCTGTGGAGGAAAGAGGATTGTGAAGAAGTTTGAATTATGTAAAAACCCAAATGAATATGTTTTCTGGGACTCTTTCCATTTAACTGAAATGTCTTACAAACAAATGTCATTTCAAATGTGGGCTGGGGATGTCTCTACAACTATTGGGCCTTACAATCTCAACCAACTTTTTCATATTTGA